In the genome of Archaeoglobus neptunius, the window AAAGAAGATATCAACGCCTATTTCAAGTCCAAAGACCTGCCCTACACCGTCAATTTCTACGTCGAGGACACGAAGGTCGATCCAAACATCGCACTTCAAAAGATACAGGACCTGTATGCCAAGGGAATAAATCTGGTAATAGGCCCAATGGGTAGTGGAGAGGTTTCCAACATAAAAAGTTTCGTCACATCCAACAAGATAATCATAGTTTCGCCATCTTCAACCGCTCTACCGAGCCTGATTGGTGTTACAAAGCCGGAGGAGAAGAAATATATCTTCAGGTTTGTTGGAACCGATGACCTGCAGACCGACGCCATAACCGCCGAACTCAAGGATATGGGTGTGAAGGCGGTGGTTATCACATACATTGGCAACGCATGGGGCAAGGGTCTTTATGAGACAATAAAGCCCAAACTTGAGAAGGCCGGAATTGAAATAAAGAGCCACGTTGAATATCCCGATCCGCCACCGGCCGACTTCTCACCCTACATTGCCGAGATGGAAAACACGGTGTCCGATCTGCTGAAAACATATAAACCATCCGAGATTGCGATTGTTGCCTTCAGCTACGAGGAAACTGCAACCCTGCTTGCACAGACCAAAAGTGATAGCCCGCTCCTCAGCGTCATCTGGCTTGGATCAGACGGTACTGCACTGAGCAGCAAGGCGCTTGATGTTTGCGACAAGGCATCCAGGGTCGGTCTGTACTCGACACTGTTCGAATCGAAGGGCAAGGCCTTTGATGAACTGAAGGCAAAGTATAAGGAAAAGGGGTTCGGAGAGGAGCCCTACCAGTATGCAATGAATGCCTACGATGCCGCATGGGTTCTGGCCTTGAGTTACGTGAAGGTTGTACAGGAAAACGGCAAGTATGACGCAGATATTATGGCCGAAACGATTCCAAAAGTAACGATTGACTACAGCGAGGGCAAGTACGGAGTGTATCCCGTCACAGGAACGATAAAGCTCAACGAGTGGAACGACAGAGCAAGCGGTGACTACGCCATCTACTACGTAACCAAGCAGTGCAATTGGGACAAAGCCGGACTTTGGGTATTCGCAGAGAACAAGATTGAGTGGTCTCACAAGCCTGAAGCTCCAGCACCACCCGTAACAACCACAACCCAGGCAGCAAAGAGAACACCGGGATTTGAGGCCGCACTTGCAGCAGTTGGATTGATTGCAGGAGCATACTTGCTTAGAAGAAGGTAGCATGAAGAACGACATTATCCTCAAGACTCAAAATCTTTCTAAATTTTTTGATGGTTTGAAAGCCCTGAACAGAGTCAACATAAACGTCAAGAGAGGCAGTATTACCCTTGTTATTGGCCCTAACGGTAGCGGAAAGACGACGTTCATAAACACCGTATCAGGGTTTTACAGAGCAGACGAGGGCAGGGTGTTTTTTGAGGACAGAGAGATAACAAACAAACCGCCCCATGAGATTAGCAAATTTGGAATAGCAAGAACCTTCCAGATCCCACAGCCGCTTAAAAAGATGACCGTTCTTGAGAACCTGCTTATAGCACCCGACGACTACGGAGTGGGTGTTCTGAACTCGATTATGGGGAGATGGATCAAAGACGAGGAAGAAATCGTAGAGAAGGCATTTAAAATCCTTGAATTTCTCAAAATCGACCATCTCTGGGACTCCGAGGCTCAGAATCTCAGTGGTGGTCAACTGAAACTGCTCGAAGTCGGAAGAGCACTGATGAGGGATGTCAAGCTGATCATTATGGATGAGCCGATAGCCGGAGTCAATCCTGTTCTCTCACACAGCATGCTTGACAGGTTTGTTGAGCTGAAAAAAATGGGAATGAGTTTCCTCATAGTTGAGCACAGACTCGACATAGTGCTTAAATACACAGACCACATTTATGTTATGGCTAATGGTAGCGTGATTGCGGAGGGCAAGGAAGAGGATATCCTGAACAATCCAAAAGTGGTGGAGGTGTATCTCGGTGCTTCGGACAGTGAAATTGAATGCGGGATATAAGGAGCTTCACATCCTGTTTGATGTGGATGCGGAGATGAAAAAGAACAAGATAACAACCATAGTCGGCCCTAACGGCAGTGGAAAGTCCACTTTGCTAAAATCAATATTTGGACTTGCCACCGTTCATTCGGGGCAGGTGTTCTACAATGGCAGCGAAATTACCGGGTATCCTCCCCACAGCAGAACCAAGCTTGGTATAGCCTATCTTCCCCAGACGGACAACGTTTTCGCCAATCTCACTGTCGAGGAGAATCTGAAAATTGCCGCCTACACTGTTGATAAGGATGAAGTTAAGGACAGAATTGACACTGCCCTACAGTCCTTTCCAGAACTCCAGAACTTCATGAAAAGGAAAGCAGGTACACTTAGCGGTGGAGAAAGACAGATGCTTGCAATGGCAACGGCTCTGGTCAGAAAAGCCAGCGTCCTGATGCTCGATGAGCCTACAGCTCAGCTATCACCGAAATTCGCCGAGATAATATTCGACAGAATTCTTATGCTCAGAGACGATTTGAAGCTGACGGTTTTGCTGGTTGAGCAGAACGTCCAGAGAGCCCTTGAGATAAGTGACTACGCCTATCTGCTTGTAAGCGGAAGAGTGGCATTCGAAGGGAAAGCAGAGGATCTCTTGGAGCACGAAAAATTTGAGAAGCTCTGCATGGGCATTGTGGACTAACAAATTCTGCTGTAAATTCCTCTTCTCCTAACATATTCAATCAGCCTTCTGTACGTATCGTTTGAGGACAGGGTTTCTGAGTCGCCCACCATTATGAGCTTCCTTTTCGCCCGCGTAATTGAAACGTTGAGCCTCCTCAGGTCATCAAGAAAGCCAATCTCCCTTTTTCGATTGCTACGCACAAATGATATCACCACAACCTCCCTCTCCCTCCCCTGAAAGCCGTCAACCGTGCTCACATCAACCCTAACCCTTCTTCTCAGAAAATCCACCTGATCTTCGTACGGTGTTATAACACATATCCAGTCTTCCTTTACCCCCATTCCAACCAGACCGTCCACGATCCTCTCAACGATTCTGCATTCAAGCCTGTTGTACCTTGAGGGGGAGTCTGCGAGCTTGCTTTCCCATCTGTCAGGACAGTCTGATGTGTCCACGAATACTATAGGCTCTGCAGGGTCTAGGACCTCCCAATCCGCCCTGCCGTTAATAAGGTCACTGAGGGTGATTTTCCTCACACTTTCATGCGCCTTTATTCTGCCTCCGTAAAACTCTCTGCTTGGAAACTCCATTATCCTCTCATTCATCCTGTACTGAACGTCCAGGAGACGAGATTTCTCGGGAAATCTGTCAATCAGCATTTCGAAAAGTGTATTGCTCAATTCTCTGGCCTCAAGCACCGTAGGTGGAAGCTGCTTGTGATCACCTGCCAAAACGAACTTTCTGGCCTTGCTGATGGGTATGAGGATGCTCGGAATCGTAGCCTGTGTGGCCTCATCAATCACAACCACATCAAAATTTCCATCAAGGACGAATGCCATAGAATTTGTTGCGAGAACGACTTCAGAATTCTCGATAATTTCCTTTGCTATGGACTCCTCAATTTCCCTCATCTTGCTATAAATTTTATCCAGCTCTCTTCTTAGCTCTATCCACCTTGCCATAGAGATGATCTTATCCGCCGACAGGCCCCTCAACCCCCTACCTTCTCTTGCCAGTCTGAAGATTTCTTCATCACTCATACCCCTTCGCAGAGCAGGAACGGGCTTTGTAAGGGTATCCATATCCTTTTCAAGCTTTTCAACTGTCATCTTGAGCTTTTTAATCTCCTCGTAGGTTGTATGGCTGCAGATCTGGTGTGAGAGTGTGAAGGTTTTAAGCCTGTGATCCACTCTTGCAGGATGCCCGACTCTGACTATTCTGAGATCAGAGAGAATTTCAACAAGATTGTCCACAGCAGTATTGCTCTCAGCAGTAACCAGAACCCTCTCACCACTTTTAACCAGTTGTCTGACAACTTCAGCCAGGGTTCTCGTCTTACCCGTCCCGAAGGGTCCATGGATCAGGAAAAAGTCCGGAGACCCCAGTGCAAGTGACACTGCCTCTCTCTGCGCGCTGTTAAGCTTGTCGTCCAGCGGTGTAAAATGAATTTTACTGTTCTCCAATGGCTCTTCAATACCAAGGGCCAGTTTTAACGCCCTTACTCCACTGGCATTCAGATTCTGCAGATTCTCAATCCACCTTTTGAATGTGAGATCGCTTGCAAACAGATCTACCCTCACATCCTTCAAAGCCCAGTCGGGGACAGTTTCAAGAGCTACGGTGATGTATCTGCTTCCTTTTTCCGCCACAACTCCTCTCAGGTCACTCTTAAGTGGGTCTCCTCTGCTGACTATTACCTCATCGCCAACAGATATCTCAGTCTCAATCTCTCTCCTTCTCCCGTATCTGACAAGTTTGAATCCAAACTCTTCACCAGCAATCTTTCCTCTCAAACCCAGAATCGCTCTCCCCTTCTTCTCCCTTTTCTCTCCGCTGAGTCTTTTCATTTCTTCAATCATCGTCTTGATCTGGGCATCTCTCTCGATACGGGTTAGTTCCAGAAGTCTTTTTTGAAACTTTTCGGGTTCCACACCCCTCTGTAGCGTCGAGATTGAAAAGGATAACTTTAATATATCTTATGGTCGTTGTTATTATTATAATGATATCCAGTTCAACACAGTATGGCGAAAGATTCTGGAAGGATGTCGTTGAGAACTCCCTAACGGGCGTTATTATTGTCGATGAGAGCCTGAAAATAAGATACGTTAACAGAATAATCGAAATTACGACCGGCTACACAAAGGAGGAGTTTCGCAGGATGAGTGTTTTTGAACTGATCCCTGAAGAGGAGCATCATAAAATACTCGATGCATACAGGAAGGGTTTGGGTGGAGAACAGATTTTTATGGAAAACAGATACATCACCAAGGACAAACAGGTGAGATGGGCCTGGGGGTTTATTTTACCGGCCGAAATTGGTGGAGAAAGAATCGGTGTGACAAACTGGATTGATATCACTGGACTAAAGAGGTATGAGAAAAAGCTCAGAGAGAGTGAGGAGTTCCATCGCTCTCTCATAGAGGAATTTATCACGCCAGTTGCTGTAATTCAGGATGGCAGACTGGTTTACGTCAACAGGATATTTGAAAAAAACACCGGGTATCGGAAAGACGAGTTGATCGGGAAAGACCCTCTTGAGCTGCTGGTCCATCCGGAAGACAGAGATTTATTCAAAAGATGCATTGATGGGGGCAACTCAAAAGATTACGAAATCCATAACTTTTTCAGGATAAAAACAAAATCGGGCCGGGAGAGATGGATGGCAATCAGGCTGTCAGAAATAACGTACAGGGGGAGAGAAGCTGTAGCCATAACCAGCGTAGACATGACGGAGTTGCATAGATTGACCGAAGAACTGAGGCGAAAAAACGAGTATCTTTCTCTGCTTAACAAGGTTCTCAGACATGACATACTCAACGATCTCACCATTATAAGGGCAGCACTTGAACTGAAAGATGAGAAGCTGATAAAGGCGGCAAGATCAAGAGTAGACAGGATATCAGAGCTTATTGACGAAATAAAAATCCTTGAAGAGGCTGGAAAGGAGAAAAGGGTGCTAAATCTGGCCGAAGTCGTGAGGGAAATAGCTGAAATGTACAGAGACGCCGCGGTGGTAAAACTCAATCTGGAAGATGTCCATGTTTCCGCAAATGAGGGTATCAAGACCGTGATTCAGAACGTTTTGAACAACGCCGTGAAGCACTCGGAAAGATTTCCGGTCGAGATTGAGATTGAAACGATGGTGGAGGGGGACTGGATCGTTTTGAGAATAGCCGACAACGGCAGGGGGGTTCCCGATGAAATCAAGGCAAAAATATTTGACGAAGGTTTTACAACCGGTGGAGGAAGTGGTCTCGGGCTGTTTATCGTGAAAAACATAACCGAACTCTATGGGGGAAAGGTTGAGGTTAAAGACAATGACCCGTCCGGAGCAGTTTTCGAGATAAGACTTCCAAAAAGTTTCTAGAGCACCACATCTTTTATGTGCTCCGGAATATCCTCATCACCCTCATATCCGAGAGCCTTGTCCACCGCATGTCTTGCAATGTATCCGGCTATGTGGAGGAGCGTTTCGTTGTACTCGTTATCCCTCTCCATACTTGCCGTGCATGGAAAGCTGTGATGAGCCTCAGAAACAACATTCCACAGTTCCCTCATCTCCCCTCTGACAACCTCTGAGAAATCGAAACCCCTCAGCTTAATTCCGATGTAATATGCACATCCACATGGCTGAGTCCTCAGGATTCTCACGTAGGCCTTTCCGTCCTCCAGAATGTCAATTTCGAACTCCGGGTAACCTATTCCCATCTCATCTATCATCCTGTTTATCGTGGGATGTTCCTCACTTTTCCTGAGATTGCAGAATGGTTTGGGTGCAGCAAACTCGATTCCGAGTTCTTCACATTTCTCCTTTATCTGTTTTGCAAGACCTGGCGAACACCACCCGGGCTCTTCAACCGGAACCACGAGAGCCTTTACCCTCCCCTCAAGCTTTTCCGGTAGCACCGCCAGTACATCTGGATGCAGGTTGATCGCAACGGCTATATCGGCGTCGGGTATGACCTTCGGAAGAAAATCCTCTGCATTTTCGATAAAATCAGGCATTGTTGTAGGGTCGGGCATTGAGAATGCAGCGATGATGTTCTTTGAGAAGTTGTACAGTCCCTCCTTACACTGTGTGCATCCGTCAATGCCGCAGGCTCCGTAAGCAGGGCATGAGTTGGGGTAGTTCATTATATTGGCAATGAATCTCTCTCCGAAAAATCCATGCTGGAACACTACAAGTTTCAAATCCGATGTGAACATGTTCTTTTTTAATTCCCCTGTAGATATAATGATTCTCCCTAAGACTTTCGAAATTCATCAGCCTCGTAGTAGCTAATTTTTTAAATTATCAGGTTTAATTATTAATTGTGGAACTCGTGACCTGGAAAAGAGTTGCAGGCTGGAGGTGCCGGCGCTGCGGAAAGTGCTGCAGAGACCTTGATATCATGGTCACGCCTGAAGAGGAAAGGAGACTGCAGAAGTACGGTGAAGTTTTTGAAAGAGGCAAAATACTGACATATCTCAGGAAATTAAACGGGAAATGCATTTTTCTGAGAGGAAACACGTGTACAATTTACAGTGAACGTCCAATGGCATGTGTAAAGTACCCCTTCTACTTCAGATTGAAAGGCGATGCAGAGGCTTTCTTTCAGGGTATCTACGTTTACGTCGATCCTTCATGCCCCGGACTGAAAATAACCCGGTGTCCTGTCCCAAATTTTGAAATCGCCGCCATCATCTACCAGTTGCTGAAAAATGAAAAACTTATTATAGTGTAATTTCAATATTGAAATATGGAAAAGGTGAGGGTACTTAGTTTGTCCTTTGCTCTGGTTAACGTTGCCGATTACATCACCACTGTTGAGGGTATTAATCACGGATTTCATGAGCTGAACAGCCTAGTGGCATCTTTAACCCCCGGTTTATTCCTCATGTTAAAAATTCTGATAGTATCCTCAATCACGGCCTTAATCATGCTTACCTGCGATCTCAGAAAGAGAAATGTTTACGCAAGAGGTGTTTACGTGGGTCTTATCGCCGGAATGGGCATCTCAACAGTTGTTATTGCAGTAATAGCAGCCCACAACGCACTGCTTCTGGTCGGTTTTCCGGAAATTGAAATTGTGACCAGAATATTCTCAAATATTCTGATCTAAAACCTCCAGAACCTCGGCTTTCAGGCTCCCCTTCCCACCTGTGGGTTCTGCGAGAGTTCTGCCGCAAATCAAACACTTGACAACCGTTGATGGGTGGTCAAAGATCGTCTGCTCGTGCTCGCAATCCGGACACTTCACCTTAATGAACTTGCTTTTTTTGACTGCCAACATTACCACCCCCTTACCTCTCCACAAGCTCAAATCTCTTTGCCCTCCAGGTCGGGCGGTGATGGGCTTTCTTGCATTCCGTACATCTGAACCTTATGTTGACCCTTTTGGTCGGCTTATCTCCTCCGGGAACCTTGCTGAACTTACCGAGATTTCCGACCTTTCCCCGCCTTGCCTTCTGTCTGTTAATCCATTTCAGCGAACTGGCCTTTCCCTTGCTAACCTTCTCCACTTCATGCAACGTGTGTTTTCCGCAATATTTGCAGAACGTTTTAATTTTCTTGGGATATTTCATCCTCTTTCACCTCTATCCTCTCTGCAACACCACCTTTTATCAGAGCATCAGCATTCAACTGAGGGAGTGTAACCACATCTTCTTTCCTCAATTTATATGTTTTTCCGTCAACACCCTGTATTTCAACATCTTTTTTAATCCTTACAAGTACTTTGTCATCCCTTTTGCGGATCTCTCCCTCAATAACGCTTTTCTTGAACTCCCTGATGATTTCCATAAGCCTCTTGAAAAAAGATCTCTCGTTACTGCACATATTTTCAATATCGCTCGTCATCTGCTGACCGCATACCTCAGCCCATGCAGCATTGATTATCTTGCCAGTCCTGAGCTCAAAAATCTTTCTTTGCAGCCGCCTCAACGCCCGTATTTCATCTTCGTATCTGAAAAAGTCAAAATCATTGGCGGAGGCTTTAAGCTCCTCTAGTTCCTTTATTCTTGCTCTTATTTTTTCATATAGCTCGTCATCAATTTTGGAGAGATGGTGACGGTTCTTCTCAACGAGGAGGAGCAACTCATCTATGTTCATCAAAGTCCTTACGAGTTCCTGAACTTTAATGTTGTTCATAATCTTTAAATCTTAGATAGCCAAGAACCTACATGGAGTTCCGTAAAGAGATTGAGGTGGCAAAGGTTCTTGTTGGCGGTAAGGTTGACGAAAGCGTTGTAGAAATTCGTTACGACCCTTTAACCCTCCAAACAACGAGAATCGTAAAGAAGAACTTTCCCATACAGAGCGGTGACTTTTCGGAGGAAATTGAGAGCACAAAAAGCTGGTGCCCTTTTTGCTCTGAAAGGATTGATCAAATGGCTGCCCGCGACCCGGAGATCATGAACGGGGAGCTTTGGAAAAGGGGTGAGGCGGTACTATTCTCAAACCTCATGCCTTACTCAAAGCACTCCCTCGTTTTGAGGTTGACGGAAAATCACTTTGTCGGCGTTTCGGAGTTTAAAACCAAGCATTTCATCGATGCCTTTATTCTGGTTCAGGATTACATCAAAAAGATACCTGACGGGAAATACTATGTAACAATCGGTATGAACTACCTGAAACCTGCAGGAAGCAGCATAATGCATCCCCATATTCAGGTCATGATTTCTGAAGTTTCCACGGACTACTTTGCGAGACTTGACTGGAGTGCACTGGAGTTCATGGAATCCAACGGGGTAGATTACTGGAAGAAGCTTGTGGAGGATGAGATAGAGGGGGAGAGATATGTCGGAAGGACTGACAAAACCGAATGGATTGCGGCTTTCGCTCCAAAGGGCTTCTTCCACATAATGGGTATCCCGGAGGAAAGGGAGTTTGCAGAGATGAGTGAGGAACAGCTTAAAGGCATTTCCAGCGGAATTGTAAAAATTCT includes:
- a CDS encoding 50S ribosomal protein L44e; its protein translation is MKYPKKIKTFCKYCGKHTLHEVEKVSKGKASSLKWINRQKARRGKVGNLGKFSKVPGGDKPTKRVNIRFRCTECKKAHHRPTWRAKRFELVER
- a CDS encoding 30S ribosomal protein S27e yields the protein MLAVKKSKFIKVKCPDCEHEQTIFDHPSTVVKCLICGRTLAEPTGGKGSLKAEVLEVLDQNI
- a CDS encoding DUF166 domain-containing protein — protein: MFTSDLKLVVFQHGFFGERFIANIMNYPNSCPAYGACGIDGCTQCKEGLYNFSKNIIAAFSMPDPTTMPDFIENAEDFLPKVIPDADIAVAINLHPDVLAVLPEKLEGRVKALVVPVEEPGWCSPGLAKQIKEKCEELGIEFAAPKPFCNLRKSEEHPTINRMIDEMGIGYPEFEIDILEDGKAYVRILRTQPCGCAYYIGIKLRGFDFSEVVRGEMRELWNVVSEAHHSFPCTASMERDNEYNETLLHIAGYIARHAVDKALGYEGDEDIPEHIKDVVL
- a CDS encoding ABC transporter substrate-binding protein, with translation MIRARVCILVAVLTILSAAAVASAEEIKIGVLVDLSGPLTTYGTDIKNTLEIAKEDINAYFKSKDLPYTVNFYVEDTKVDPNIALQKIQDLYAKGINLVIGPMGSGEVSNIKSFVTSNKIIIVSPSSTALPSLIGVTKPEEKKYIFRFVGTDDLQTDAITAELKDMGVKAVVITYIGNAWGKGLYETIKPKLEKAGIEIKSHVEYPDPPPADFSPYIAEMENTVSDLLKTYKPSEIAIVAFSYEETATLLAQTKSDSPLLSVIWLGSDGTALSSKALDVCDKASRVGLYSTLFESKGKAFDELKAKYKEKGFGEEPYQYAMNAYDAAWVLALSYVKVVQENGKYDADIMAETIPKVTIDYSEGKYGVYPVTGTIKLNEWNDRASGDYAIYYVTKQCNWDKAGLWVFAENKIEWSHKPEAPAPPVTTTTQAAKRTPGFEAALAAVGLIAGAYLLRRR
- a CDS encoding branched-chain amino acid ABC transporter ATP-binding protein translates to MLRTVKLNAGYKELHILFDVDAEMKKNKITTIVGPNGSGKSTLLKSIFGLATVHSGQVFYNGSEITGYPPHSRTKLGIAYLPQTDNVFANLTVEENLKIAAYTVDKDEVKDRIDTALQSFPELQNFMKRKAGTLSGGERQMLAMATALVRKASVLMLDEPTAQLSPKFAEIIFDRILMLRDDLKLTVLLVEQNVQRALEISDYAYLLVSGRVAFEGKAEDLLEHEKFEKLCMGIVD
- a CDS encoding sensor histidine kinase, with the protein product MISSSTQYGERFWKDVVENSLTGVIIVDESLKIRYVNRIIEITTGYTKEEFRRMSVFELIPEEEHHKILDAYRKGLGGEQIFMENRYITKDKQVRWAWGFILPAEIGGERIGVTNWIDITGLKRYEKKLRESEEFHRSLIEEFITPVAVIQDGRLVYVNRIFEKNTGYRKDELIGKDPLELLVHPEDRDLFKRCIDGGNSKDYEIHNFFRIKTKSGRERWMAIRLSEITYRGREAVAITSVDMTELHRLTEELRRKNEYLSLLNKVLRHDILNDLTIIRAALELKDEKLIKAARSRVDRISELIDEIKILEEAGKEKRVLNLAEVVREIAEMYRDAAVVKLNLEDVHVSANEGIKTVIQNVLNNAVKHSERFPVEIEIETMVEGDWIVLRIADNGRGVPDEIKAKIFDEGFTTGGGSGLGLFIVKNITELYGGKVEVKDNDPSGAVFEIRLPKSF
- a CDS encoding IGHMBP2 family helicase: MEPEKFQKRLLELTRIERDAQIKTMIEEMKRLSGEKREKKGRAILGLRGKIAGEEFGFKLVRYGRRREIETEISVGDEVIVSRGDPLKSDLRGVVAEKGSRYITVALETVPDWALKDVRVDLFASDLTFKRWIENLQNLNASGVRALKLALGIEEPLENSKIHFTPLDDKLNSAQREAVSLALGSPDFFLIHGPFGTGKTRTLAEVVRQLVKSGERVLVTAESNTAVDNLVEILSDLRIVRVGHPARVDHRLKTFTLSHQICSHTTYEEIKKLKMTVEKLEKDMDTLTKPVPALRRGMSDEEIFRLAREGRGLRGLSADKIISMARWIELRRELDKIYSKMREIEESIAKEIIENSEVVLATNSMAFVLDGNFDVVVIDEATQATIPSILIPISKARKFVLAGDHKQLPPTVLEARELSNTLFEMLIDRFPEKSRLLDVQYRMNERIMEFPSREFYGGRIKAHESVRKITLSDLINGRADWEVLDPAEPIVFVDTSDCPDRWESKLADSPSRYNRLECRIVERIVDGLVGMGVKEDWICVITPYEDQVDFLRRRVRVDVSTVDGFQGREREVVVISFVRSNRKREIGFLDDLRRLNVSITRAKRKLIMVGDSETLSSNDTYRRLIEYVRRRGIYSRIC
- a CDS encoding YkgJ family cysteine cluster protein translates to MELVTWKRVAGWRCRRCGKCCRDLDIMVTPEEERRLQKYGEVFERGKILTYLRKLNGKCIFLRGNTCTIYSERPMACVKYPFYFRLKGDAEAFFQGIYVYVDPSCPGLKITRCPVPNFEIAAIIYQLLKNEKLIIV
- a CDS encoding ABC transporter ATP-binding protein, whose amino-acid sequence is MKNDIILKTQNLSKFFDGLKALNRVNINVKRGSITLVIGPNGSGKTTFINTVSGFYRADEGRVFFEDREITNKPPHEISKFGIARTFQIPQPLKKMTVLENLLIAPDDYGVGVLNSIMGRWIKDEEEIVEKAFKILEFLKIDHLWDSEAQNLSGGQLKLLEVGRALMRDVKLIIMDEPIAGVNPVLSHSMLDRFVELKKMGMSFLIVEHRLDIVLKYTDHIYVMANGSVIAEGKEEDILNNPKVVEVYLGASDSEIECGI
- a CDS encoding DUF5658 family protein, encoding MEKVRVLSLSFALVNVADYITTVEGINHGFHELNSLVASLTPGLFLMLKILIVSSITALIMLTCDLRKRNVYARGVYVGLIAGMGISTVVIAVIAAHNALLLVGFPEIEIVTRIFSNILI